Proteins from a single region of Ananas comosus cultivar F153 linkage group 3, ASM154086v1, whole genome shotgun sequence:
- the LOC109707927 gene encoding transcription factor bHLH93-like, producing MSCGGASGGGRNICKAEQKQSAGTPEPLMLAASSCLERKNARPKKADGLPSKNLMAERRRRKRLNDRLSMLRSVVPKISKMDRTSILGDTIDYIKELMARIKALQEEAEAESDPRNRPNQLGALKDQLNPSETTLMRSSTKFDVERREGDTRVEVCCAAKPGLLLSMVSTLDALGLEIHQCVASCFSDFGMQASCLEDKEQTELISSEEIKQALFRNAGYGGRSL from the exons ATGAGCTGCGGCGGCGCCTCCGGAGGCGGTCGGAATATCTGCAAGGCCGAGCAGAAGCAGTCGGCCGGCACGCCGGAGCCGCTGATGCTCGCCGCCAGCTCTTGCCTCGAGAGAAAGAACGCCAGGCCGAAGAAGGCGGACGGCCTGCCTTCCAAGAACCTGATGGCGGAGAGGCGGCGGAGAAAGCGGCTCAACGATCGGCTCTCCATGCTCCGATCCGTCGTGCCCAAGATCAGCAAG ATGGATAGAACGTCCATCCTCGGAGACACAATCGATTACATCAAAGAGCTCATGGCACGGATCAAAGCCCTGCAAGAGGAGGCCGAGGCCGAGTCCGATCCGCGGAACCGGCCGAATCAGTTAGGTGCCTTGAAGGATCAGCTGAATCCGAGTGAGACGACGCTCATGAGGAGCTCCACCAAG TTCGATgtcgagaggagagagggggaCACCCGCGTAGAGGTTTGCTGCGCGGCGAAGCCCGGGTTGTTGCTTTCGATGGTGAGCACGCTGGATGCTCTCGGTTTGGAGATCCATCAGTGTGTTGCGAGCTGCTTCAGTGATTTTGGGATGCAAGCTTCTTGCTTGGAA GACAAGGAGCAAACAGAGCTCATCAGCTCTGAAGAGATAAAGCAAGCTCTCTTCAGGAATGCAGGTTACGGCGGGAGGTCTCTTTAG